Proteins found in one Microbacterium sp. LWS13-1.2 genomic segment:
- the mcrC gene encoding 5-methylcytosine-specific restriction endonuclease system specificity protein McrC, which yields MIDRSIVIRNVYVMLAYAFRTVRNEGADRIASEKFDHLHDLLAEILAFGVGTQVKRGLHRDYLAVSEELATVRGRINVGRTASARSITRGRLVCEFDEYDIDTPHNQALKAAIILLIRHGEVSTPRKDALRRVLPYLDTVTSIAPRSISWESLTYHRSNTSYRLLLGVCELIIRGLLPTESAGAARLASWLPDERMNVLYERFLREYYAFHHPELSPGARVITWDLDQPSLFGGQLPEMRTDVTLRSANRTLIIDAKYYGHTLQQGLSGKETVHSGNLYQVLAYVKNEDRKRTGAVSGLLLYAQTEATAQPDLDVIVQGNRIGAQTLDLNQPWESIAARLEGVLDWLAPVAA from the coding sequence GTGATCGACCGCAGCATCGTCATCCGGAACGTGTACGTCATGCTCGCGTACGCGTTCAGGACCGTGCGCAACGAAGGTGCCGATCGCATCGCGAGCGAGAAGTTCGATCACTTGCACGATCTCCTTGCTGAGATCCTTGCCTTCGGCGTCGGCACACAGGTCAAGCGCGGCCTCCATCGCGACTACCTCGCGGTGAGTGAAGAACTGGCCACTGTACGCGGTCGCATCAACGTTGGACGCACGGCTAGCGCGCGCTCGATCACGCGAGGACGTCTGGTGTGCGAGTTCGACGAGTACGACATCGACACGCCCCACAATCAGGCGCTGAAAGCTGCCATCATCCTTCTCATCCGACACGGCGAGGTGTCCACGCCACGGAAGGACGCACTCCGTCGGGTGCTCCCCTATCTCGATACGGTGACCTCAATCGCGCCGAGGTCGATTAGCTGGGAGTCGCTCACGTACCACCGATCGAACACGTCCTATCGGCTCCTGCTCGGCGTCTGCGAGCTCATCATCCGCGGACTACTCCCCACCGAGTCCGCGGGCGCTGCGCGGCTTGCGAGTTGGCTCCCCGACGAGAGGATGAACGTCCTCTACGAGCGGTTTTTGCGCGAGTACTACGCCTTCCACCATCCCGAACTCTCCCCGGGAGCGCGCGTCATTACGTGGGATCTCGATCAGCCAAGTCTCTTCGGCGGACAGCTACCGGAGATGCGCACCGACGTCACGCTACGCTCCGCGAACCGAACGCTCATCATCGACGCCAAGTACTACGGCCACACTCTCCAACAGGGTCTGAGCGGAAAGGAGACCGTCCACTCTGGCAACCTGTATCAGGTCCTTGCGTATGTCAAGAACGAGGATCGTAAGCGCACCGGCGCGGTGAGCGGCCTCCTGCTCTACGCACAGACCGAGGCAACCGCTCAACCGGACCTGGACGTGATCGTCCAAGGAAACAGAATCGGTGCTCAGACACTTGACCTGAACCAACCTTGGGAATCGATCGCTGCCCGACTCGAGGGCGTGCTCGACTGGCTCGCTCCAGTCGCCGCCTGA
- a CDS encoding helicase-related protein — protein MTSSKHDLDPVGPTFGYHPDSNGLDLPLARGRFDRALILDTAVRGVADEVSNCRVLWRADPPLPEGVYWFEGLDDGNLVVQVGIGKAPADSSVVELADLADDDPLANAWEWAESLWTSAIEVPAPIFAVNEAAITHPSGADVVVRARKFLRDSWSYSVVIDGRPQDVVESRLRPVPAHDDPTTWVLEPPTDAASFGATLTRAKLRGKFADTLFSFRATRTTFRPYQFKPVLKLLQTGKARLLIADEVGLGKTIEAGLIWTELEARTEADRVLIVCPSNLLSKWKEEMEDRFGFELVELDNQSLDQFLNRHLENRLPPRLSYICSIERLRRWSGLEQLEDLPPEFDLVIVDEAHSMRNPTTKNYSLGTELADWADNLVFLTATPINLGEGDLLSLLELLAPEDFGSIWDLNLRLEPNAVINTAAADLVRPGAGGREVLRTLERLERSTFGASIMRRPEFELLTELLSKPSLDASDVIHAKRYLADLNTLSAVITRTKKVEVDERKAKRTEDRHDVEWTAAEFEFYEQYVEWCKARAREMDSNLYFSMQMPLRLASACLPMARQAVLDPEHFGTVTDEDDDHAVGRVAPHAALVAAARRLGDTVDTKFDELRASLRNLKLQNRRALLFTFSRPTLAYLESRLKNEFRIGVMHGGVSRDQRRTIMSEFRAGAFDFVFANRVASEGLDFEFCSAVINYDLPWNPMEIEQRIGRIDRIGQPEDTMLIVNFVNDRTIDERILARLLTRIKIFESSIGALEPIIAAAAPEVLKAGFDFTLDDAQRAQKVHEALLALEEQRAGLKDVADAASSLLVSNDVDVAGLEDDLLRSGRYLGQRELALLVDHWARVDGAQGIRFARDGLTVELRGNSAMAARVDELNKRSQRTRAETAAFSSQLRNEVPIHLVLDQELARKTGGVLLNATSPLAMAAAEVPSHRQARFASLRVESPSIDSDAVFVVVLAKAVAASRGGDEIWGAAVGLDGRPANNSAADAVLAALAQGQLADHPFTEVERLPHIAQRALDELALRHADEQDRRDREFDALLEARRITLTDQHQRRLLTIEKRIETARINKRGPKAMKLFDGQRRRAESRFARLTNELANERQPEILLEPLAACVVKLVPEGAR, from the coding sequence ATGACCTCGTCGAAGCACGACCTGGATCCAGTGGGGCCGACCTTCGGCTATCACCCGGATTCGAACGGGCTGGATCTCCCGCTTGCCCGTGGGCGCTTCGATCGCGCCCTGATCTTGGACACCGCGGTCCGGGGCGTGGCCGACGAGGTCTCCAACTGTCGTGTGCTGTGGAGAGCTGACCCCCCGCTTCCTGAAGGCGTCTACTGGTTCGAGGGTCTTGACGACGGGAACCTTGTGGTTCAGGTCGGAATCGGCAAAGCGCCGGCGGATTCGTCGGTCGTGGAGCTCGCTGACCTAGCCGATGATGACCCCCTGGCGAATGCGTGGGAGTGGGCAGAATCGCTATGGACATCCGCTATCGAGGTGCCGGCGCCGATTTTCGCTGTCAACGAGGCTGCGATAACGCATCCGAGCGGTGCGGACGTCGTGGTGCGCGCCCGGAAGTTCCTGCGCGACAGCTGGTCGTACTCTGTCGTGATCGACGGTCGACCGCAGGACGTCGTTGAGTCTCGACTTCGACCGGTGCCAGCCCACGACGATCCCACGACCTGGGTGCTCGAACCGCCGACCGACGCCGCGAGTTTTGGCGCAACCCTGACCCGAGCGAAGCTTCGCGGTAAGTTCGCGGACACCTTGTTCTCGTTTCGAGCGACCCGCACCACTTTCCGCCCGTACCAGTTCAAGCCGGTACTCAAGCTCCTTCAGACGGGGAAGGCCCGACTTCTCATCGCCGATGAAGTCGGGCTAGGTAAGACGATCGAGGCGGGCTTGATCTGGACCGAACTAGAGGCGCGGACCGAGGCGGACCGAGTCCTCATCGTTTGCCCCTCGAACCTTCTTAGCAAGTGGAAAGAGGAGATGGAGGATCGGTTCGGCTTCGAGCTTGTCGAGCTCGATAACCAGAGTCTCGATCAGTTCCTCAATCGGCACCTCGAGAACCGCCTTCCACCCAGGCTCTCCTACATTTGCAGCATCGAGAGACTTCGACGCTGGAGCGGTCTCGAACAGTTGGAGGATCTCCCGCCGGAGTTCGATCTCGTGATCGTGGACGAAGCGCACTCGATGCGCAACCCAACCACCAAGAACTACTCACTGGGCACAGAGCTCGCCGACTGGGCAGACAACCTGGTCTTCTTGACCGCTACGCCAATCAACCTGGGTGAGGGCGATCTTCTGAGCCTGCTCGAGCTTCTTGCTCCCGAAGATTTCGGCAGCATCTGGGACCTCAACCTTCGGTTGGAACCAAACGCCGTGATAAACACGGCCGCCGCAGACCTTGTGCGCCCGGGTGCGGGAGGACGCGAAGTTCTCAGAACACTGGAGCGACTCGAAAGGAGCACATTCGGTGCGTCGATCATGCGTCGACCAGAGTTCGAGCTGCTCACCGAGTTGCTTTCGAAACCCTCACTCGACGCGTCCGACGTAATCCATGCGAAGAGGTACCTCGCGGACCTGAACACGCTCTCCGCAGTCATCACCCGCACGAAGAAGGTCGAAGTCGACGAACGGAAAGCCAAGCGAACGGAAGACCGCCACGACGTCGAGTGGACCGCCGCAGAGTTCGAGTTCTACGAGCAGTACGTAGAGTGGTGCAAGGCACGTGCACGAGAGATGGACAGCAATCTGTACTTCTCGATGCAGATGCCCCTGCGGCTCGCGAGCGCGTGTCTTCCGATGGCGCGTCAGGCGGTGCTAGACCCCGAACACTTCGGAACTGTCACGGACGAGGATGACGACCACGCGGTCGGCCGCGTCGCGCCGCACGCTGCGCTCGTCGCGGCGGCTCGTCGTCTGGGCGACACGGTCGACACCAAGTTCGATGAGCTGCGGGCGTCGCTGCGCAACCTCAAGCTCCAGAATCGGCGCGCGCTGCTCTTCACGTTCTCCCGCCCCACGCTTGCGTATCTCGAATCGCGGCTCAAGAACGAGTTCCGCATCGGCGTGATGCACGGTGGTGTGAGTCGAGACCAGAGACGAACCATAATGTCCGAGTTCCGAGCTGGTGCATTCGACTTTGTGTTTGCCAACCGTGTCGCGAGCGAGGGTCTCGACTTCGAGTTCTGCTCGGCGGTCATCAACTACGACCTGCCGTGGAACCCGATGGAGATCGAGCAGCGAATCGGCCGCATCGATCGAATTGGTCAGCCCGAAGACACAATGCTCATCGTCAACTTCGTGAATGATCGGACAATCGACGAGCGCATCCTGGCGCGGCTCCTTACACGGATCAAGATCTTCGAGTCATCGATCGGTGCGCTGGAACCCATCATCGCTGCGGCAGCACCTGAGGTCCTGAAAGCCGGCTTCGACTTCACCCTTGACGACGCTCAACGCGCGCAGAAGGTGCACGAGGCCCTCCTCGCGCTCGAAGAGCAGCGTGCTGGCCTCAAGGATGTCGCGGATGCCGCGAGCAGCCTCCTGGTGAGCAACGACGTCGACGTCGCAGGACTCGAAGATGACCTGCTCCGGAGCGGCCGCTATCTTGGCCAGCGCGAGCTTGCCCTGCTTGTCGATCATTGGGCGCGGGTGGATGGTGCACAAGGGATCCGATTCGCCCGGGATGGCTTGACGGTGGAGCTGCGTGGCAACTCGGCGATGGCAGCTCGCGTGGACGAGCTCAACAAGAGGTCTCAACGCACTCGCGCCGAAACGGCTGCGTTCTCTTCACAACTTCGCAACGAGGTGCCGATCCACCTCGTGCTTGATCAAGAGCTCGCACGCAAGACAGGCGGCGTGCTCCTCAACGCCACCAGCCCGCTGGCCATGGCAGCTGCCGAGGTTCCCAGCCACCGGCAGGCCAGATTCGCATCCCTTCGGGTCGAGTCTCCGTCGATAGATTCCGACGCCGTCTTCGTCGTCGTACTCGCGAAGGCGGTCGCCGCCTCCAGAGGCGGTGACGAGATCTGGGGTGCCGCGGTGGGATTGGACGGGCGGCCTGCGAACAACTCTGCCGCGGACGCGGTACTCGCGGCGCTTGCTCAGGGGCAACTGGCCGATCATCCGTTTACTGAGGTCGAACGATTGCCTCACATCGCTCAGCGCGCTTTGGATGAGCTTGCGCTTCGGCACGCCGACGAGCAGGACCGAAGGGACCGCGAGTTTGATGCGTTGTTGGAGGCACGGAGAATCACGCTCACCGACCAGCATCAGCGCCGACTCCTCACCATCGAGAAGCGCATTGAGACGGCCCGCATCAACAAACGTGGCCCCAAGGCAATGAAGCTCTTCGATGGTCAGCGCCGCCGAGCGGAAAGTCGATTCGCGCGCCTTACCAATGAGCTCGCAAACGAGCGCCAGCCCGAGATTCTGCTCGAGCCCCTTGCTGCATGCGTTGTGAAGCTCGTGCCGGAGGGGGCGCGGTGA
- a CDS encoding glycosyl hydrolase family 28-related protein, translating to MSTLSRRHVMGAAGIAALGATMAGQLSPSQPAAAAEATADALMGTTPQEFGAVGDGVADDTDAIQQAIDAQLTRPNKIVFFPPGTYRITRTLVVPDVEGLGGDNFNRIVLAGASTMSSRVSIIDVDFDGTGLEMRAPLAALRGLCFVAPASLKNTVAVQSARDANRVGANTDDVDLVVTECTFIEFYLALRHVGRGLVFTNNLVAVGDFGIDISWPTAGVSGTGVHLLPYGMRKWLIEGNHFHSMGTAIRTTGENAGSFRGAIIANNVLDIGRRLFEGGIINSTFTGNVVENGSGGALINITAGGTNLTFTGNVLGGGEPTGGGRPPYSIAFDTAVQARNVAITGNTFNWVTRSPVYFAAAAAEITISGNSFDNWNLDQDERWGAVRINGDATDVSLLGNLFGANPVTEAPPVRVTGTLARSTITGNTFDNTAGVVWAQVIGADNVIERRRPGAMEQEVTAAANAAIVVRATTTGVHDVGADAYGAFVAASDQSAGAGPGVKGGMRVVPVNEVGSTAVDLLCSTDDENGVAAMRVDITGIAPTADNARDLGSAENRMRTVFAHGVQFAAGPRPQPALGAMAMVTDAAGTSVLAVSDGTRWLRVVLGNPV from the coding sequence ATGTCAACGCTCAGTAGACGGCACGTGATGGGTGCGGCAGGCATAGCCGCGCTCGGTGCCACCATGGCCGGACAGCTGTCTCCCTCACAGCCTGCCGCGGCGGCCGAGGCCACCGCCGACGCGCTGATGGGAACGACCCCGCAGGAGTTCGGCGCGGTCGGGGACGGGGTCGCTGATGACACGGACGCCATCCAGCAGGCCATCGACGCCCAGCTCACGCGTCCGAACAAGATCGTGTTCTTCCCTCCGGGGACCTACCGCATCACGCGCACGCTGGTCGTGCCCGACGTCGAAGGACTGGGGGGTGACAACTTCAACCGCATCGTGCTGGCTGGTGCGAGCACCATGAGCTCGCGGGTGTCGATCATCGATGTCGACTTCGACGGGACGGGCCTCGAGATGCGAGCTCCCCTCGCCGCGTTGCGGGGGCTCTGCTTCGTGGCGCCGGCCAGTCTGAAGAACACCGTCGCGGTGCAGTCGGCGCGTGATGCCAACCGAGTGGGCGCGAACACCGACGACGTCGATCTCGTTGTGACGGAGTGCACCTTCATCGAGTTCTACCTCGCGCTCAGGCACGTGGGTCGTGGGCTCGTGTTCACGAACAACCTGGTCGCCGTCGGCGACTTCGGCATCGACATCTCGTGGCCGACAGCCGGCGTATCCGGCACCGGCGTGCACCTGCTGCCGTACGGCATGCGCAAGTGGCTGATCGAGGGCAACCACTTCCACAGCATGGGAACCGCGATCCGGACGACGGGGGAGAACGCGGGGAGCTTCCGCGGCGCGATCATCGCCAACAACGTGCTCGACATCGGGCGCCGGCTGTTCGAGGGCGGCATCATCAACTCGACCTTCACGGGCAACGTGGTCGAGAACGGCTCGGGCGGTGCGCTGATCAACATCACTGCGGGGGGAACGAACCTCACCTTCACCGGGAACGTGCTCGGCGGCGGTGAGCCGACCGGTGGCGGGCGTCCGCCGTACTCGATCGCGTTCGACACCGCCGTGCAGGCACGCAACGTCGCGATCACCGGGAACACCTTCAACTGGGTCACCCGCTCTCCGGTGTACTTCGCGGCGGCCGCTGCGGAGATCACGATCTCAGGGAACTCCTTCGACAACTGGAACCTGGATCAGGATGAGCGCTGGGGCGCCGTCCGCATCAACGGCGATGCGACGGATGTGTCGCTCCTCGGCAACCTGTTCGGAGCGAACCCCGTGACCGAAGCGCCGCCGGTGCGGGTGACCGGGACCCTCGCCCGCTCCACGATCACGGGCAACACCTTCGACAACACGGCGGGTGTGGTGTGGGCGCAGGTGATCGGGGCCGACAATGTCATCGAGCGGCGTCGTCCCGGTGCGATGGAGCAGGAGGTGACGGCAGCCGCCAACGCAGCGATCGTCGTCCGCGCCACCACGACCGGTGTCCACGACGTCGGGGCAGACGCGTACGGAGCATTCGTCGCCGCCTCGGACCAGAGCGCGGGCGCGGGGCCGGGCGTGAAGGGCGGCATGCGCGTCGTTCCCGTGAACGAGGTCGGATCGACCGCCGTCGACCTGCTCTGCTCCACGGACGACGAGAACGGCGTCGCCGCGATGCGCGTCGACATCACGGGCATCGCGCCGACTGCCGATAACGCCCGTGATCTCGGTTCGGCCGAGAACCGAATGCGCACCGTGTTCGCCCACGGCGTCCAGTTCGCGGCGGGGCCGAGGCCGCAGCCTGCGCTGGGTGCGATGGCGATGGTGACGGATGCCGCCGGCACGAGCGTGCTCGCGGTGTCGGATGGCACCAGATGGCTGCGCGTGGTGCTCGGAAACCCCGTGTAG
- a CDS encoding AAA family ATPase, with protein sequence MNDELKLALEDERAAQRRYSQRVRDEARAPIKYEGPQNTQWTGDGRPKFPPAPLGYLLGRVALTHPNDMLGGRNDFYIGERHVELDGVEVFSWAAPVACTFYQGTAHHEWCDDVAVIRSFDHKPNGEIKTLAEDVIRDGVLEVPFEKRALSIPNPAPDARRRPLPRPRPSAPPAPQVVTPLAVPPQGTSAPDLERRPTVSTPAAEPLIRAEAVLRSRMEAPRGKSLRPVLSTLQPDQYELVSYPADQNLIVEGPPGTGKTIVATHRAAYLLNHEAGENATIGDVLIVGPTVGYSQHVRGVIGDLVEDNDRIHVLSTIELAVLLLGSKVPPKGPGSTTWRDCDWELGSMARAAASRLRAKSRHGIAAHEVYDYLRANGKPDLPLTHDKEWATYLVDLPNYPQALQVRAHAALISLIKWTITQHRSLSNVTHAIVDEAQDMTSLEWFLLESINAGTWTILGDHNQRRSDHTFDNWDRVLEMIDVSYDGVAFRQLDRGYRSTRPILEYANKLLPRPERKIRAFQKVGPIPVVMRTSSDDLGLAITSQLARLFEAYPSGTTAVISPNFETIRTLLRARGWQGQHGNVEVWSLNGKTVRVFGPNAARGLEFDAVVVVEPTDFPMNVGRQGPLYTSLTRANRELVVIHIKPLPDALRR encoded by the coding sequence GTGAACGATGAGCTGAAGCTTGCGCTCGAAGATGAACGCGCGGCGCAGCGCCGGTACTCGCAGCGGGTGAGGGATGAAGCACGCGCACCGATCAAATATGAAGGCCCGCAGAACACCCAGTGGACGGGCGATGGTCGTCCAAAGTTCCCGCCCGCACCACTTGGATACCTCTTAGGTCGCGTCGCGCTGACGCATCCAAACGACATGCTCGGTGGAAGGAATGACTTCTACATCGGCGAACGGCATGTCGAGCTCGATGGTGTCGAAGTATTCAGTTGGGCAGCACCCGTCGCATGCACGTTCTATCAGGGCACCGCACATCACGAATGGTGTGATGACGTTGCCGTGATCCGATCCTTCGACCACAAGCCCAATGGTGAGATCAAGACACTCGCAGAAGATGTCATTCGGGATGGCGTACTTGAGGTTCCGTTCGAGAAGCGCGCACTCTCAATCCCGAATCCTGCGCCCGACGCGAGACGTCGCCCGCTGCCGCGGCCACGGCCATCCGCGCCGCCGGCACCTCAAGTAGTGACGCCGCTCGCGGTACCTCCTCAAGGGACTTCCGCACCAGACCTGGAAAGGCGGCCGACTGTATCGACGCCCGCAGCCGAACCGCTGATCCGCGCAGAGGCCGTGCTGCGGTCACGCATGGAAGCTCCGCGCGGCAAGTCCCTACGACCTGTACTTTCCACTCTGCAGCCAGACCAGTACGAACTCGTCTCGTACCCGGCCGATCAGAACCTCATCGTGGAGGGCCCGCCTGGCACCGGGAAGACTATCGTCGCAACGCATCGCGCGGCGTACTTGCTCAACCATGAGGCTGGCGAAAACGCAACCATAGGCGACGTCCTCATCGTCGGACCGACCGTCGGGTACTCGCAGCACGTTCGAGGGGTGATCGGTGACCTCGTCGAGGACAACGATCGCATCCATGTTCTCTCAACGATCGAACTCGCTGTGCTCCTGCTTGGCTCGAAGGTTCCACCGAAGGGGCCAGGTTCGACCACATGGCGAGATTGCGACTGGGAGCTCGGCAGCATGGCTCGTGCCGCGGCCTCGAGGCTACGAGCCAAGAGCAGGCATGGGATCGCCGCCCATGAGGTCTACGACTACCTGCGAGCTAATGGGAAACCCGATTTGCCGCTGACGCACGACAAGGAATGGGCAACCTACCTCGTCGATCTGCCGAACTATCCGCAGGCTTTGCAAGTACGCGCCCACGCCGCGCTGATCAGCCTCATCAAATGGACGATCACGCAGCACAGGTCCCTCTCGAACGTCACGCATGCCATCGTGGATGAAGCGCAAGACATGACCTCGCTCGAGTGGTTCTTGCTCGAGTCGATCAACGCGGGAACGTGGACGATCCTCGGTGATCACAATCAACGCCGATCAGACCACACGTTCGATAACTGGGACAGGGTGCTCGAGATGATCGACGTCTCCTACGACGGCGTTGCGTTCAGACAGCTCGATCGCGGCTACCGCTCAACCCGCCCGATTCTCGAATACGCGAACAAGCTGCTCCCAAGACCAGAACGAAAGATTCGCGCGTTCCAGAAAGTTGGCCCGATCCCCGTCGTGATGCGGACCTCATCTGACGATCTCGGTCTGGCTATCACTAGCCAGTTGGCGCGGCTCTTCGAGGCCTACCCGTCCGGAACCACTGCCGTAATCTCCCCAAATTTCGAGACCATTCGGACGCTCCTTCGTGCCCGGGGTTGGCAAGGGCAGCACGGCAACGTCGAAGTCTGGTCCCTCAATGGCAAGACGGTGCGCGTGTTCGGCCCGAACGCTGCACGCGGGCTCGAGTTCGACGCGGTGGTGGTGGTGGAGCCCACTGATTTCCCGATGAACGTCGGTCGGCAGGGGCCCCTGTACACCTCACTTACACGCGCGAATCGTGAACTCGTCGTCATTCACATCAAGCCGCTCCCCGACGCGTTACGTCGATGA
- a CDS encoding AAA family ATPase — translation MANTLPDDADTIAIALPSRPEADMAVARQVAEVFNHMLGDGRSVIDPAVTVWTAAAAEDLRRRIEDNPLIGPDAGQWDKLELQLAGASRDVVLMAAELVFLREQPVSNASPATRRQHLTRVLNLAEPVPEIPEWMNDALDRPSGDAGFAGNQGYNGRLWLHLIWAATFVREWRGLSDEERRGAVGHPWQVQQIMLDIGDGTPDIRNAMLFLAFPDVFEPISSVNMKTQIRTGLADRIGGASGVDAQSLDRDLLAIRASLAAEIAEPFHFWTPNVRAMWDTVKPPKPTVDEPRPRHHWLYSPGAQASEWDSFRAEGIMALGWDEVGDLAGYPDREAIRVDLAAASGSTSSLKNDVLCLWQFQNEIAVGDVVYAKRGRRELVGRGEVISEARFEPERGQFRHVRSVNWTHVGSWVHPGDAAVKTLTDITSYRDYVGNLEALFAGEEDDDHEEVELVTPPPSYSREAFLDEVYVTEDAYERLRGLLLRKKNVILAGPPGVGKTFAARRLAFSIMGAKDLPRVQMVQFHQSYSYEDFMMGYRPTESGGFTLAEGPFYRFCEEARKDDVNRPYFFIIDEINRGNISKILGELLMLIEADKRGQELRLLYKNEKFSVPPNVHIIGMMNTADRSLAVLDYALRRRFGFFHMAPGFDSNGFTSWQQSVQSPALDALIGVILDLNRAITADPALGPGFAVGHSYLSAPPDDELADEWLYSVVEDELVPLLDEYWFDEPDVAQKWSTRLRGAIA, via the coding sequence ATGGCGAACACCCTGCCCGATGACGCAGACACGATTGCCATCGCATTGCCGTCCCGCCCCGAAGCGGACATGGCCGTTGCGCGGCAGGTTGCTGAAGTCTTCAACCACATGCTGGGGGACGGTCGGTCGGTCATCGATCCAGCAGTGACCGTCTGGACAGCGGCGGCCGCTGAAGACCTGCGCAGACGGATCGAGGACAATCCGCTGATCGGCCCGGATGCCGGCCAGTGGGACAAGCTCGAGCTTCAGCTCGCGGGTGCTTCGCGCGACGTCGTGCTGATGGCGGCTGAGTTGGTTTTCCTGCGTGAGCAGCCGGTTTCGAACGCCTCACCGGCAACACGCCGACAGCATCTCACTCGGGTCCTGAACTTGGCCGAGCCGGTCCCTGAGATTCCGGAATGGATGAACGACGCGCTGGATCGGCCTTCTGGCGATGCAGGCTTCGCAGGCAATCAGGGTTACAACGGTCGGCTCTGGCTTCACCTGATCTGGGCAGCGACGTTTGTACGTGAATGGCGGGGCTTGTCAGATGAGGAGCGCAGAGGCGCGGTGGGCCACCCGTGGCAGGTCCAGCAAATCATGCTCGACATCGGGGACGGAACCCCCGACATCCGCAATGCAATGCTCTTTCTCGCGTTCCCTGACGTGTTTGAGCCGATCTCGTCGGTGAACATGAAGACGCAGATCCGCACTGGACTTGCCGACCGGATCGGCGGGGCTAGCGGCGTTGACGCTCAGTCCCTGGATCGCGATCTGCTTGCCATCCGGGCGTCACTGGCCGCAGAGATAGCGGAGCCGTTCCACTTCTGGACTCCGAATGTCCGTGCCATGTGGGACACCGTGAAGCCCCCGAAGCCCACCGTTGACGAGCCGCGTCCACGGCACCACTGGCTCTACTCACCGGGGGCGCAAGCCTCAGAGTGGGACTCCTTTCGCGCCGAGGGAATCATGGCGCTCGGCTGGGATGAGGTTGGCGATCTCGCCGGGTATCCGGACCGCGAAGCAATCCGAGTCGATCTGGCAGCAGCATCCGGTTCCACGTCGTCGTTGAAGAATGACGTGCTCTGCCTGTGGCAGTTCCAGAACGAGATCGCGGTAGGCGACGTCGTTTACGCCAAGCGCGGCAGGCGGGAACTCGTCGGTCGAGGGGAGGTGATCTCTGAAGCTAGGTTCGAGCCCGAGCGCGGGCAGTTCCGTCACGTTCGCTCCGTGAACTGGACTCACGTTGGCTCGTGGGTGCATCCCGGTGACGCCGCCGTGAAGACCCTGACCGACATCACGTCTTACCGGGACTACGTCGGGAACCTTGAGGCACTCTTCGCAGGCGAGGAGGACGACGACCACGAAGAAGTCGAACTCGTGACCCCGCCCCCGTCATACAGCCGGGAAGCGTTCCTCGACGAGGTGTATGTCACAGAGGATGCATACGAGCGGCTCCGTGGGCTCCTGCTGCGGAAGAAGAACGTGATCCTCGCCGGTCCGCCGGGAGTGGGGAAGACGTTCGCAGCCCGGCGGCTCGCCTTCTCCATCATGGGCGCGAAGGATCTTCCTCGGGTACAGATGGTGCAGTTCCATCAGAGCTACTCATACGAAGACTTCATGATGGGCTACCGCCCGACCGAGTCTGGCGGGTTCACGCTCGCTGAGGGCCCGTTCTACCGCTTCTGTGAAGAAGCACGGAAGGACGACGTCAATCGTCCGTACTTCTTCATCATCGATGAGATCAACCGGGGGAACATCTCCAAGATCCTCGGGGAACTCCTGATGCTGATCGAGGCAGACAAGCGCGGCCAGGAGTTGCGCCTCCTATATAAGAACGAGAAGTTCTCAGTCCCACCGAACGTCCACATCATCGGGATGATGAACACCGCCGACCGGAGCCTCGCGGTCCTCGACTATGCGCTGCGCAGACGCTTCGGCTTCTTTCATATGGCCCCCGGCTTCGACTCGAACGGGTTTACATCTTGGCAACAGTCGGTGCAGAGCCCTGCGCTCGATGCGCTGATCGGCGTCATCCTCGACCTCAACCGTGCCATCACGGCGGATCCGGCGCTCGGACCGGGCTTTGCTGTCGGACACAGCTATCTGAGCGCACCGCCCGACGATGAGCTGGCCGACGAATGGCTCTACTCCGTCGTGGAGGATGAACTCGTTCCCCTCCTCGACGAGTACTGGTTCGACGAGCCCGACGTGGCCCAGAAGTGGTCAACCAGGTTGCGGGGCGCCATCGCGTGA